ATACATTCTCATGTCTACTTCCATTAAAGTCCTAGATACAATCTCATGTCTACTTCCATTAAGGTCCAAGATACAATCTCATGTCTACTTCCAGTCCCAGATACAAGCTCATGTCTACTTCCAGTCCCAGATACAATCTCATGTCTACTTTCAGTCCCAGATACAATATCATGTCTACTTCCAGTCCCAGATACAATCTTATGTCTACGTCCAGTCCCAGATACAATCTCATGTCTACTTCCATTAAGGTCCCAGATACAATCTCATGTCTACTTCCAGTCCCAGATACAATCTCATGTCTACTTCCAGTCCCAAATACAATTTCATGTCTACTTCCAGTCCCAGATACAATCTCATGTCTACTTCCAGTCCCAGATACAATCTCATGTCTACTTCCATTAAGGTCCCAGATACAATCCCATGTCTACTTCAATTAAGGTCCCAGATACATTCTCATGTCTACTTCCATTAAAGTCCTAGATACAATCTCATGTCTACTTCCATTAAGGTCCAAGATACAATCTCATGTCTACTTCCAGTCCCAGATACAAGCTCATGTCTACTTCCAGTCCCATATACAATCTCATGTCTACTTTCAGTCCCAGATACAATCTCATGTCTACTTCCAGTCCCAGATACAATCTTATGTCCACGTCCAGTCCCAGATACAATCTCATGTCTACTTCCATTAAGGTCCCAGATACAATCTCATGTCTACTTGGTCCCAGATACAATCTCATGTCTACTTCCAGTCCCAGATGCAATCTCATGTCTACTTCCAGTCCCAGATAAAATCTCATGTCTACTTCCAGTCCCAGATACAATCTCATGTCTACTTCCATTAAGGTCCCAGATACAATCTCATGTCTACTTACATTAAGGTCCCAGATACAATCTCATGTCTACTTCCATTAAGGTCCCAGATACAATCTCATGTCCACTTCCATTAAGGTCCCAGATACAATCTCATGTCTACTTCCATTAAGGTCCCAGATACAATCTCATGTCTACTTCCATTTAGATCCCAGATACAATCTCATGTCTACTTCCATTTAGGTCCCAGATACAATCTCATGTCTACTTCCATTTAGGTTCCAGATACAATCTCATGTCTACTTCCATCAAGGTCCCAGATACAATCTCATGTCTACTTTCATTTTGAGGGTCAATTGCACTGACACTCATGTCTCTGTAAAGTGTCttgatttgttaagttttgttgTTTAGATTTTAAAGTTATTGTTACCCAATCTGTTGTTTCATTTTCCCTATCATATATGTATGTTTGATATGATGTTAGCAAGCACTTGTTTACTGCAGCGCTGACAAGGGTGGCTCTATTCTTCCGTCTATTGATGTCAACAAGGACCCTTTTCCTGAGAAGAAGAGAGGTCAGGGTGCGAGGGGTCAGTCAGCAGGCAGGAAATGGGGGCGGGGTCGGGGGGCAGGTCAGCCCTTCCAGCAGTCCAAACAGCAAGGGTATGAATCCAAACAGCAGGGGTATGAGTCCAAACAGCAATGGTTCCAGTCAAAACAGCAGGGGTATGAGTCCAAACAGCAAGGATTCCAGTTCAAACAGCAGGGGTATGAGTCCAAACAGCAAGGGTATGAGTCCAAACAGCAGGGATATGAGTCCAAACAGCAAGGGTACAAGTCCCCCAGGCAACACAGTCCGGGTCAAAGGTTCAAACAGGAACAAGTTTCCACCAAACCATCAAACCAGACTTTCAACTGGTCTGGCTCCAATGACCAGGATCTCTTGCCTGACAGACAGTGGGGTCAGCCAGCATTGGGGAAGTTTGAACCTTCCTGGTCATATGATCATGGCCTGGTTGCGGGTGAACCCAGAGCAGCTTCAGGTCAGGGTCAGCTGGGAAGGGGTTCAGGTGGTGCTGGGAGAGATGGGGGCAACCGTGGACGTGGAAAAGCACGCAACAAGTCCGATGGAAAGCTGATAATTTCACTCTGGACTACCAGCAGGCGTCACCAAAGCGTCAGTATTCTGAGGGAAATTTCAAAGGTAACGACATTGGTTTTAGTCCTTTAAAGAAATACACTATGTTCTTCACATAATGAAGTTAACAAACTATTATGTTACAGTGTTCTGTTGTTGGTtttatcaaaatatcaattaCAATCATGTGCCTAACACATACATGTTTGCTGCAGACGACAGCGTCCAATACAGTGCTGTTGACCTGTGGCAGCAGGAGCGCTACCCCAACATGCAGTACGACAAGACACTGAGTCAGGGAGATGGGGGTCAGGGCAGGGAGCACACATATCCCCCCTCACCGTACCAGGACCTGGGGTTCGCTGCCCCGAACACCAGCTACTATCAACAGTACTGAGACATTAGTGACCAGAGATGATATTCACATtattactgtgaaaccaataTTATTCGTCGGGCAATATTTGTTGTGGATTTTCGTGGATCCTTTCAACCATGAAATCAAAATTAATGTCAAATGAACGTTCAAATCCATCGTCTTATATCAGACACAAAACAAAAGTCCACAAatgaaaacactttctgcttgtattgaatttttcatttaaaggagcTCTCTTCCTTACAAAAATTCAGAGTTGGCAGAATatgttgtttaagaaataattcgtgaacgttatagtttgttaccacggccggaagtttagatgcgtagggattaaatcacgagtgcgaagcacgagtgatttgaaaccacgcatcttaactaaagatttatacaatgtatctttttttcttgtgtactattttatgtgaagtttcgCTCATAAAAAtgactttcggctgttctgtcgatcagatctccgccctcaataacagccaaactggatggaaaaaaacGTATCATTTCTCCCATTTgctaaaaaagaacaacaacaacttgtgtaaacatacatattaacattgtacactttaaattaacACAAGGGTGTTGCAGCTACAACTACATGTATAACAACACGTAATATGTTAcaattattacgctggtggaaaatgtatcggaatgttttgtttagttacagcgcgtgctttttggtgtataagctccgcccataattattgcagaataacccatggatgattttcttctttttttctatgaaatttggcacgtgtcGTGTTAGaatcctgataagcctgtgcacattgaacattgatgacactttacgcatatgaatcTACTTAACTtagcaaaaacaatatacctcaaACTGCTTTGTTtcaaaaatgcagattttttatgcccccttttaaaaaaaggggggtatattgtttttggcctgtctgtcggtcattctgtctgtctgtctgtctgtccaaaacttaaataaatatatataagttatgtcataacttttgcaatattgaagatagcaacttcatatttggcatgcatgtgtatctcatggagctgcacattttgagtggtgaaaggtcaaggtcatccttcatggtcaaagctcaaaaaaaaaataaaaaaaaatcaaagcgacgcattagggggcattgtgtttctgacaaatacatctcttgttttttcttcCTTTGTATTGACAATTTCTATTAATATGTGTTTTCATTTGgaatgaaatatttgcaaaaaaatacaacaaactaTACTTTCTTTAGCCTCAGCTATTCTTAACTCGCAAGTCATATAATATTGTTGATGAATATGTGCCAAATACTAGCAGGCCACTGTGGGTACCTTGGAAAGAAAAGGGATAAGTACTGGACTGAAACTGTTAaattacagtttaaaaaaaaatctttacagCACATGTTATTTAGTGAATGTTAATGCTGATCGTTATGGATGTTGTTCACTATCCTTAACATATATGTCTTATTTAAATATGGCTCTGAAACAATGtacaaattaacatttgtaaagtTTAAATATAAGTTTCAATTTCATTGTTTCTAACCTCCATATTAATTCAAACAATCATTTCACTAAGGCATGCACTTTGCTAAGTCAATAATTGTATTGTGCCATTTTGCTTTATTTGTAGTTTTTGGTCCTATTTGAATATGTCAATAAACCATACACAGAGCCTCTTGATAAGTGTTCCTGACTGGTGAAACAAACAGCCTCATGATAAGTGTCCCTCTTCTGGTGTAGCATATAACCTCTTGATAAGTGTCCCTGACTGGTGTAACATATAACCTCTTGATAAGTGTTATTGACTGGTGTAACAGACAGCCTCCTGATAAGTGTTATTGACTGGTGTAACAGGCAACCTCATTATAAGTGTTATTGACTGGTGTAACAGACAACCCCATGATAAGTGTTATTGACTGGTGTTACAGACAACCTCTTGATAAGTGTCCATGACTGGTGTTACAGACAGCCTCTTGATAAGTGTTCTTGACTGGTGTCACAGACAGCCTCTTGATAAGTGTCACTGACTGGAGTAACAGACAATCTCATGATAAGTGTTTGACTGGTGTAACAGACAGCCTCATGATAAGTGTCCCTGACTGGTGTAACATAACCTCTTGATAAGTGTCCCTGACTGGTGTAACAGGTAACCTCTTGATAAGTGTTCTTGACTGGAGTAACAGACAGCCTCATGATAAGTGTTCTTGACTGGTGTTACAGACATCCTCTTGATAAGTGTCCCTGACTGGTGTAACAGAGAGCCTCTTGATAAATGGTCTTGACTGATGTAACAAACTGCCTCTTGATAAGTGTTCCTGACTGATGTAACAAACAGGCTCTTGATAAGTGTCCCTGACTGGTGTAACAGACCGCCTCTTGATAAGTGTCCCTGACTGATGTGACAGTCCTCTTGATAAGTGTCCCTGACTGGTGTAACAGACCGCCTCTTGATAAGTGTCCCTGACTGATATAACAGACAGCCTCTTGATACGTGTTCTTGACTGGTGTAACATACCGCCTCTTGATAAGTGTCCCTGACTGATGTAACAGACAGCCACTTGATAAGTGTCCCTGACTGGTGTAACAGACCGCCCCTTGATAAGTGTCCCTTACTGATATAACAGACAGCCTCTTGATAAGTGTCCCTGACTGATGTAACAGACAGCCTCTTGATCAGTGTTATTGACTTGTGTAACAGACAACCTCAT
This is a stretch of genomic DNA from Dreissena polymorpha isolate Duluth1 chromosome 7, UMN_Dpol_1.0, whole genome shotgun sequence. It encodes these proteins:
- the LOC127838686 gene encoding uncharacterized protein LOC127838686, whose protein sequence is MKSKLENMERKLADKGGSILPSIDVNKDPFPEKKRGQGARGQSAGRKWGRGRGAGQPFQQSKQQGYESKQQGYESKQQWFQSKQQGYESKQQGFQFKQQGYESKQQGYESKQQGYESKQQGYKSPRQHSPGQRFKQEQVSTKPSNQTFNWSGSNDQDLLPDRQWGQPALGKFEPSWSYDHGLVAGEPRAASGQGQLGRGSGGAGRDGGNRGRGKARNKSDGKLIISLWTTSRRHQSVSILREISKTTASNTVLLTCGSRSATPTCSTTRH